The Odocoileus virginianus isolate 20LAN1187 ecotype Illinois chromosome 3, Ovbor_1.2, whole genome shotgun sequence genome includes a window with the following:
- the ARMC6 gene encoding armadillo repeat-containing protein 6 isoform X1 codes for MRETWVRSLGWEDPLEKGKATHSSILAWRIPQQGTLGENNPASVPALTTLFSTSSYSLRAAIGCPWPHVEEIKMASKRITQETFDAAVRENIQEFEMEPEEAVREAVEQFESQGVDLSNIVKMAPKVSADGPQDPIHDILQALDDLRESVARSHPQEASAQLARFCEQCKQQKACRFLAAEKGAYSILLETWKLAAAGDQGLLLQALNALSALTDGQPDLLDTQGLQLLVATLAHNADSAHVTCSGIRCVRHACLKHEENRQSLVKAGVLPLLTGAITRHSHCADVVREACWALRVMTFDDDIRVPFGHAHDHAKMIVQENGGLKVLIEAAKVFPDNPSILSELCSTLSRLAVRNEFCQEVVNLGGLSVLVALLADCSDHQELVKQVLSALRAIAGNDDVKDAIVRAGGTESIVAAMTRHLASPQVCEQSCAALCVLALRKPANSRVIVEAGGAQAALQAMEAHPQEAGVQKQACMLIRNLVARSQAFSQPILDLGAEALISRARATHHDCEDIAKAALRDLGCHVELRELWTGQKGDLAP; via the exons atgcgggagacctgggttcgatccctgggttgggaagatcctctggagaagggaaaggctacccactccagtattctggcctggagaattccgcag CAAGGTACGTTAGGAGAGAATAATCCAGCTTCTGTTCCTGCTCTCACCACCCTTTTCTCTACCTCCTCTTACAG CTTGAGAGCAGCTATTGGGTGTCCTTGGCCCCACGTGGAGGAGATAAAGATGGCCTCCAAGCGTATCACCCAGGAGACCTTTGACGCAGCTGTTCGCGAGAACATACAGGAGTTTGAGATGGAGCCGGAGGAGGCGGTGAGAGAAGCCGTGGAGCAGTTTGAATCGCAAG GGGTTGATCTGAGCAACATTGTAAAGATGGCCCCAAAAGTCTCCGCGGATGGACCCCAGGATCCCATACATGACATCCTGCAG GCCCTGGATGACCTGCGGGAATCTGTGGCCCGCTCTCACCCGCAGGAGGCGTCTGCACAGCTTGCCCGCTTTTGCGAGCAGTGCAAGCAGCAGAAGGCCTGCCGCTTTCTGGCAGCCGAGAAGGGGGCCTACTCCATCCTCCTGGAGACCTGGAAGTTGGCCGCAGCGGGTGACCagggcctcctcctccaggccctcAATGCCCTGTCTGCCCTGACTGATGGCCAGCCTGACCTCCTGGACACCCAGGGCCTGCAGCTGCTTGTGGCCACGCTGGCCCACAATGCCGACTCGGCCCACGTGACCTGCTCCGGGATCCGCTGCGTGCGCCACGCCTGCCTGAAGCACGAGGAGAACCGGCAGAGCCTGGTGAAGGCCGGCGTGCTGCCCCTGCTGACGGGCGCCATCACCCGGCACAGCCACTGTGCCGACGTGGTCCGGGAGGCCTGCTGGGCCCTACGTGTCATGACCTTTGACGATGACATCCGTGTGCCCTTCGGCCATGCCCATGACCACGCCAAGATGATCGTGCAGGAGAATGGAGGCTTAAAGGTGCTCATTGAGGCTGCCAAAG TGTTCCCCGACAACCCCAGCATCCTGAGCGAGCTCTGCAGCACCCTGTCCCGCCTGGCTGTCCGCAACGAGTTCTGCCAGGAGGTCGTCAACCTCGGGGGCCTCAGCGTCCTGGTGGCCCTGCTGGCTGACTGCAGTGACCACCAG gagctggtgaagcaGGTGCTGAGTGCTCTGAGGGCCATCGCAGGCAATGATGATGTGAAGGATGCCATCGTCCGCGCCGGCGGGACCGAGTCCATTGTGGCCGCCATGACCCGGCACCTGGCCAGTCCCCAG GTGTGTGAGCAGAGCTGTGCGGCCCTGTGCGTCCTGGCCCTGCGCAAGCCAGCAAACAGCCGCGTCATCGTGGAGGCCGGCGGGGCCCAGGCTGCGCTACAGGCCATGGAGGCCCACCCTCAGGAGGCTGGCGTCCAA AAACAGGCCTGCATGCTGATCCGAAACCTGGTGGCCCGCAGCCAAGCCTTCTCACAGCCCATCCTGGACCTGGGGGCCGAGGCCCTCATCTCGCGAGCCCGAGCCACCCACCACGACTGTGAGGACATAGCCAAGGCCGCCCTGCGGGACCTGGGCTGCCATGTCGAGCTCCGAGAGCTGTGGACTGGCCAGAAGGGTGACCTGGCACCGTGA
- the ARMC6 gene encoding armadillo repeat-containing protein 6 isoform X2 — protein MLSAFHSPSGCLVERKQVMPPEPSLRAAIGCPWPHVEEIKMASKRITQETFDAAVRENIQEFEMEPEEAVREAVEQFESQGVDLSNIVKMAPKVSADGPQDPIHDILQALDDLRESVARSHPQEASAQLARFCEQCKQQKACRFLAAEKGAYSILLETWKLAAAGDQGLLLQALNALSALTDGQPDLLDTQGLQLLVATLAHNADSAHVTCSGIRCVRHACLKHEENRQSLVKAGVLPLLTGAITRHSHCADVVREACWALRVMTFDDDIRVPFGHAHDHAKMIVQENGGLKVLIEAAKVFPDNPSILSELCSTLSRLAVRNEFCQEVVNLGGLSVLVALLADCSDHQELVKQVLSALRAIAGNDDVKDAIVRAGGTESIVAAMTRHLASPQVCEQSCAALCVLALRKPANSRVIVEAGGAQAALQAMEAHPQEAGVQKQACMLIRNLVARSQAFSQPILDLGAEALISRARATHHDCEDIAKAALRDLGCHVELRELWTGQKGDLAP, from the exons ATGCTCTCTGCTTTCCATTCACCCTCTGGCTGCCTCGTGGAGAGGAAGCAGGTGATGCCACCTGAACCAAG CTTGAGAGCAGCTATTGGGTGTCCTTGGCCCCACGTGGAGGAGATAAAGATGGCCTCCAAGCGTATCACCCAGGAGACCTTTGACGCAGCTGTTCGCGAGAACATACAGGAGTTTGAGATGGAGCCGGAGGAGGCGGTGAGAGAAGCCGTGGAGCAGTTTGAATCGCAAG GGGTTGATCTGAGCAACATTGTAAAGATGGCCCCAAAAGTCTCCGCGGATGGACCCCAGGATCCCATACATGACATCCTGCAG GCCCTGGATGACCTGCGGGAATCTGTGGCCCGCTCTCACCCGCAGGAGGCGTCTGCACAGCTTGCCCGCTTTTGCGAGCAGTGCAAGCAGCAGAAGGCCTGCCGCTTTCTGGCAGCCGAGAAGGGGGCCTACTCCATCCTCCTGGAGACCTGGAAGTTGGCCGCAGCGGGTGACCagggcctcctcctccaggccctcAATGCCCTGTCTGCCCTGACTGATGGCCAGCCTGACCTCCTGGACACCCAGGGCCTGCAGCTGCTTGTGGCCACGCTGGCCCACAATGCCGACTCGGCCCACGTGACCTGCTCCGGGATCCGCTGCGTGCGCCACGCCTGCCTGAAGCACGAGGAGAACCGGCAGAGCCTGGTGAAGGCCGGCGTGCTGCCCCTGCTGACGGGCGCCATCACCCGGCACAGCCACTGTGCCGACGTGGTCCGGGAGGCCTGCTGGGCCCTACGTGTCATGACCTTTGACGATGACATCCGTGTGCCCTTCGGCCATGCCCATGACCACGCCAAGATGATCGTGCAGGAGAATGGAGGCTTAAAGGTGCTCATTGAGGCTGCCAAAG TGTTCCCCGACAACCCCAGCATCCTGAGCGAGCTCTGCAGCACCCTGTCCCGCCTGGCTGTCCGCAACGAGTTCTGCCAGGAGGTCGTCAACCTCGGGGGCCTCAGCGTCCTGGTGGCCCTGCTGGCTGACTGCAGTGACCACCAG gagctggtgaagcaGGTGCTGAGTGCTCTGAGGGCCATCGCAGGCAATGATGATGTGAAGGATGCCATCGTCCGCGCCGGCGGGACCGAGTCCATTGTGGCCGCCATGACCCGGCACCTGGCCAGTCCCCAG GTGTGTGAGCAGAGCTGTGCGGCCCTGTGCGTCCTGGCCCTGCGCAAGCCAGCAAACAGCCGCGTCATCGTGGAGGCCGGCGGGGCCCAGGCTGCGCTACAGGCCATGGAGGCCCACCCTCAGGAGGCTGGCGTCCAA AAACAGGCCTGCATGCTGATCCGAAACCTGGTGGCCCGCAGCCAAGCCTTCTCACAGCCCATCCTGGACCTGGGGGCCGAGGCCCTCATCTCGCGAGCCCGAGCCACCCACCACGACTGTGAGGACATAGCCAAGGCCGCCCTGCGGGACCTGGGCTGCCATGTCGAGCTCCGAGAGCTGTGGACTGGCCAGAAGGGTGACCTGGCACCGTGA
- the ARMC6 gene encoding armadillo repeat-containing protein 6 isoform X3, which produces MASKRITQETFDAAVRENIQEFEMEPEEAVREAVEQFESQGVDLSNIVKMAPKVSADGPQDPIHDILQALDDLRESVARSHPQEASAQLARFCEQCKQQKACRFLAAEKGAYSILLETWKLAAAGDQGLLLQALNALSALTDGQPDLLDTQGLQLLVATLAHNADSAHVTCSGIRCVRHACLKHEENRQSLVKAGVLPLLTGAITRHSHCADVVREACWALRVMTFDDDIRVPFGHAHDHAKMIVQENGGLKVLIEAAKVFPDNPSILSELCSTLSRLAVRNEFCQEVVNLGGLSVLVALLADCSDHQELVKQVLSALRAIAGNDDVKDAIVRAGGTESIVAAMTRHLASPQVCEQSCAALCVLALRKPANSRVIVEAGGAQAALQAMEAHPQEAGVQKQACMLIRNLVARSQAFSQPILDLGAEALISRARATHHDCEDIAKAALRDLGCHVELRELWTGQKGDLAP; this is translated from the exons ATGGCCTCCAAGCGTATCACCCAGGAGACCTTTGACGCAGCTGTTCGCGAGAACATACAGGAGTTTGAGATGGAGCCGGAGGAGGCGGTGAGAGAAGCCGTGGAGCAGTTTGAATCGCAAG GGGTTGATCTGAGCAACATTGTAAAGATGGCCCCAAAAGTCTCCGCGGATGGACCCCAGGATCCCATACATGACATCCTGCAG GCCCTGGATGACCTGCGGGAATCTGTGGCCCGCTCTCACCCGCAGGAGGCGTCTGCACAGCTTGCCCGCTTTTGCGAGCAGTGCAAGCAGCAGAAGGCCTGCCGCTTTCTGGCAGCCGAGAAGGGGGCCTACTCCATCCTCCTGGAGACCTGGAAGTTGGCCGCAGCGGGTGACCagggcctcctcctccaggccctcAATGCCCTGTCTGCCCTGACTGATGGCCAGCCTGACCTCCTGGACACCCAGGGCCTGCAGCTGCTTGTGGCCACGCTGGCCCACAATGCCGACTCGGCCCACGTGACCTGCTCCGGGATCCGCTGCGTGCGCCACGCCTGCCTGAAGCACGAGGAGAACCGGCAGAGCCTGGTGAAGGCCGGCGTGCTGCCCCTGCTGACGGGCGCCATCACCCGGCACAGCCACTGTGCCGACGTGGTCCGGGAGGCCTGCTGGGCCCTACGTGTCATGACCTTTGACGATGACATCCGTGTGCCCTTCGGCCATGCCCATGACCACGCCAAGATGATCGTGCAGGAGAATGGAGGCTTAAAGGTGCTCATTGAGGCTGCCAAAG TGTTCCCCGACAACCCCAGCATCCTGAGCGAGCTCTGCAGCACCCTGTCCCGCCTGGCTGTCCGCAACGAGTTCTGCCAGGAGGTCGTCAACCTCGGGGGCCTCAGCGTCCTGGTGGCCCTGCTGGCTGACTGCAGTGACCACCAG gagctggtgaagcaGGTGCTGAGTGCTCTGAGGGCCATCGCAGGCAATGATGATGTGAAGGATGCCATCGTCCGCGCCGGCGGGACCGAGTCCATTGTGGCCGCCATGACCCGGCACCTGGCCAGTCCCCAG GTGTGTGAGCAGAGCTGTGCGGCCCTGTGCGTCCTGGCCCTGCGCAAGCCAGCAAACAGCCGCGTCATCGTGGAGGCCGGCGGGGCCCAGGCTGCGCTACAGGCCATGGAGGCCCACCCTCAGGAGGCTGGCGTCCAA AAACAGGCCTGCATGCTGATCCGAAACCTGGTGGCCCGCAGCCAAGCCTTCTCACAGCCCATCCTGGACCTGGGGGCCGAGGCCCTCATCTCGCGAGCCCGAGCCACCCACCACGACTGTGAGGACATAGCCAAGGCCGCCCTGCGGGACCTGGGCTGCCATGTCGAGCTCCGAGAGCTGTGGACTGGCCAGAAGGGTGACCTGGCACCGTGA
- the ARMC6 gene encoding armadillo repeat-containing protein 6 isoform X4, which yields MKWTGIPGKESAIIDCHLLSIDCLWHITAPPRHTSADLYAALDDLRESVARSHPQEASAQLARFCEQCKQQKACRFLAAEKGAYSILLETWKLAAAGDQGLLLQALNALSALTDGQPDLLDTQGLQLLVATLAHNADSAHVTCSGIRCVRHACLKHEENRQSLVKAGVLPLLTGAITRHSHCADVVREACWALRVMTFDDDIRVPFGHAHDHAKMIVQENGGLKVLIEAAKVFPDNPSILSELCSTLSRLAVRNEFCQEVVNLGGLSVLVALLADCSDHQELVKQVLSALRAIAGNDDVKDAIVRAGGTESIVAAMTRHLASPQVCEQSCAALCVLALRKPANSRVIVEAGGAQAALQAMEAHPQEAGVQKQACMLIRNLVARSQAFSQPILDLGAEALISRARATHHDCEDIAKAALRDLGCHVELRELWTGQKGDLAP from the exons ATGAAATGGACAGGAATCCCAGGAAAAGAGAGTGCAATCATAgactgtcatttattgagcatcgACTGTTTATGGCACATTACAGCCCCTCCTCGCCACACTTCAGCTGACCTGTATGCG GCCCTGGATGACCTGCGGGAATCTGTGGCCCGCTCTCACCCGCAGGAGGCGTCTGCACAGCTTGCCCGCTTTTGCGAGCAGTGCAAGCAGCAGAAGGCCTGCCGCTTTCTGGCAGCCGAGAAGGGGGCCTACTCCATCCTCCTGGAGACCTGGAAGTTGGCCGCAGCGGGTGACCagggcctcctcctccaggccctcAATGCCCTGTCTGCCCTGACTGATGGCCAGCCTGACCTCCTGGACACCCAGGGCCTGCAGCTGCTTGTGGCCACGCTGGCCCACAATGCCGACTCGGCCCACGTGACCTGCTCCGGGATCCGCTGCGTGCGCCACGCCTGCCTGAAGCACGAGGAGAACCGGCAGAGCCTGGTGAAGGCCGGCGTGCTGCCCCTGCTGACGGGCGCCATCACCCGGCACAGCCACTGTGCCGACGTGGTCCGGGAGGCCTGCTGGGCCCTACGTGTCATGACCTTTGACGATGACATCCGTGTGCCCTTCGGCCATGCCCATGACCACGCCAAGATGATCGTGCAGGAGAATGGAGGCTTAAAGGTGCTCATTGAGGCTGCCAAAG TGTTCCCCGACAACCCCAGCATCCTGAGCGAGCTCTGCAGCACCCTGTCCCGCCTGGCTGTCCGCAACGAGTTCTGCCAGGAGGTCGTCAACCTCGGGGGCCTCAGCGTCCTGGTGGCCCTGCTGGCTGACTGCAGTGACCACCAG gagctggtgaagcaGGTGCTGAGTGCTCTGAGGGCCATCGCAGGCAATGATGATGTGAAGGATGCCATCGTCCGCGCCGGCGGGACCGAGTCCATTGTGGCCGCCATGACCCGGCACCTGGCCAGTCCCCAG GTGTGTGAGCAGAGCTGTGCGGCCCTGTGCGTCCTGGCCCTGCGCAAGCCAGCAAACAGCCGCGTCATCGTGGAGGCCGGCGGGGCCCAGGCTGCGCTACAGGCCATGGAGGCCCACCCTCAGGAGGCTGGCGTCCAA AAACAGGCCTGCATGCTGATCCGAAACCTGGTGGCCCGCAGCCAAGCCTTCTCACAGCCCATCCTGGACCTGGGGGCCGAGGCCCTCATCTCGCGAGCCCGAGCCACCCACCACGACTGTGAGGACATAGCCAAGGCCGCCCTGCGGGACCTGGGCTGCCATGTCGAGCTCCGAGAGCTGTGGACTGGCCAGAAGGGTGACCTGGCACCGTGA